The following are from one region of the Nicotiana tomentosiformis chromosome 7, ASM39032v3, whole genome shotgun sequence genome:
- the LOC138896303 gene encoding uncharacterized protein, with the protein MGHFVRIKTSDLIPVEDMPFPKKLNMKLVAQIPDVVPQLKEWVEDLVSQKPYSERAWMKLSKGRWEARNHGLPKDVTIRPPSEGEDMPLESLALKQGDEKKRKRAPSSLNSEKKTTKRRLARKAKESTSALPSNSIRHLRDEFEEEKDTSELVARVRTALSRTEEVFEKALASVFHHEAFLQIREELTQHEAEIQELTEKRDTYKILSEKLQTELEAARKEHTEWVEQVNRVLEDSDGELDSVANDLILHVRQRLEKIGQLQAHVDAMQTETEEFKKNMDLITSQKEVV; encoded by the exons atgggccattTTGTTCGAATAAAGACTTCAGATTTGATCCCCGTCGAGGACATGCCATTTCCCAAGAAAttgaacatgaaac TTGTGGCTCAGATACCGGATGTGGTTCCTCAACTCAAGGAATGGGTTGAGGACCTTGTGTCACAGAAACcatactccgagcgtgcttggatgaaattatcaaagggtcggtgggaggcccgtaatcatg gtCTCCCCAAGGATGTTACTATAAGGCCTCCATCTGAGGGTGAGGATATGCCTCTCGAGTCCCTTGCTCTGAAGCAAGGTGacgagaagaagaggaaaagggccCCGAGCTCTCTGAACTCGGAGAAGAAAACAACAAAGAGGAGGCTGGCACGTAAAGCTAAGGAAAGTACCAGCGCCCTCCCATCGAACTCGATCCGTCATCTGAGGGATGAGTTCGAAGAAGAAAAAGATACCTCCGAGCTAGTGGCTCGAGTGCGGACCGCTTTGTCTCGAACTGAGGAGGTTTTTGAGAAGGCATTG GCCTCGGTATTTCACCATGAGGCTTTCCTCCAAATCCGGGAAGAGTTAACCCAGCACGAGGCTGAGATTCAGGAGCTCACCGAGAAGAGGGATACTTATAAGATTCTGAGTGAGAAGCTTCAGACCGAGTTAGAAGCGGCACGGAAGGAGCATACCGAGTGGGTCGAGCAGGTAAATCGAGTACTTGAAGATAGTGACGGTGAATTGGACTCAGTGGCTAACGATCTGATCCTGCATGTTCGACAAAGGCTTGAAAAAATCGGGCAGCTCCAGGCACATGTAGACGCGATGCAAACTGAGACCGAGGAGTTCAAGAAAAACATGGACCTCATAACCTCGCAAAAGGAAGTTGTCTAA